The Bacteroides fragilis NCTC 9343 genome includes the window AGTCGAAGGGATAGTCACCCAGTCACCGGGACGTATCATATCATTAGCCGATAACTGTATACCTGCCACGAAGCCCAGAATACTGTCTTTAAAAACCAACATCAGGATGGCGGCGGATGCACCTAATCCCGCAAACAATGTAGCAGGAGACTTATCGACAATGATAGCCACAATCACAATGCCTCCGATAAAGAAAACAAGTACCTGCAATACCTGGATAAAGCCCTTCATCGGCCGATCTTTCAACTTCTCCTTAGCACTGAGTATATCCAACAACATCAACAGACTACTGTTGAGAGCCAGCAACAAAGCAAAAATCATGTAAATAACACAGATCTTCTGCGAAACCAGCAGCAGCGTTTTTCCATGTACGAACGCCATAGGAAGAAGCATATACATCAGGATACCGGGAAGGATATGGATCAGGTGATGAATAACTTTATGTTTGACCATCAATGTATCCCATTTATAAGAGGTCTTCCGTGCCAGACGCTTCATCCCGCCTACAAAAATGGCCTGACAAAGATAATCCAGTCCGACCGCTATAAAAATCATCAGGATGGCAATAATCGTTTCATCAAAAGTATTTGCAATTTTAGGGTCTACCCCCCAACCGATAAGGATTTTGTTCATCCAGCTTCCTAAATCTATCATAACTATCGTCTTTATTTTAAAATGTTCATTCTATCCAAATAACACCTAAACAGGCTTTAGGTTTAGTCCAAATAAAAAAGGCTGCACTGAAAACGATACGTTCCAATACAGCCTTTTTTTATCTGTCAGCAAGAATTATCATTCATTTACCTTCTTATAATCTTCCAGGAATTTCTTCAATCCGGCATCTGTCAACGGGTGGTTCAGCAGTCCTTTAATGGCACTCAACGGACAAGTTGCTACATCGGCACCGGCCTCCACACATTCCATGATGTGCTTGGAACTACGGATAGAGGCGGCCAGCACCTGAGTAGGATAATTGTAGAAGCGGTACATCCGAACGATATCGGCAACCAATCCGACTCCATCCTCACAGATGTCATCCAAACGTCCCACGAAAGGAGAAACATACGTAGCTCCCGCTTTAGCAGCCAGTAAAGCCTGACCAGTGGAGAAAACCAATGTGCAATTGGTACGGATGCCTTGCCCCGAAAAGTGCTTGATGGCTTTTATGCCATCGGCAATGCACGGTACCTTCACCACAATATGCGGATTGAGGGCTGCCAGTTCCTTACCTTCCCTGACCATTCCTTCGTAATCAGTCGCAATCACCTCGGCACTGACATCACCTTGTACGATATTGCATATCTCCACGTAATGTCTTCGCTGATTTTCGACACCTTTAATGCCTTCTTTCGCCATCAGAGAAGGATTGGTGGTCACTCCGTCCAGAACTCCCAAATCATGTGCTTCCCGGATTTGATCCA containing:
- a CDS encoding mechanosensitive ion channel family protein: MIDLGSWMNKILIGWGVDPKIANTFDETIIAILMIFIAVGLDYLCQAIFVGGMKRLARKTSYKWDTLMVKHKVIHHLIHILPGILMYMLLPMAFVHGKTLLLVSQKICVIYMIFALLLALNSSLLMLLDILSAKEKLKDRPMKGFIQVLQVLVFFIGGIVIVAIIVDKSPATLFAGLGASAAILMLVFKDSILGFVAGIQLSANDMIRPGDWVTIPSTNANGIVEEITLNTVKIQNFDNTISTVPPYSLVNGSFQNWRGMTESGGRRVMKSIFLDLTTLKFCTPEMLDTFRKEIPLLADYQPEEGVIPTNSQVFRVYVERYLCSLPVVNQDLDLIISQKEATEYGVPIQIYFFSRNKIWKEYERIQSDIFDHFFAMIPKFELKVYQYSD
- the fsa gene encoding fructose-6-phosphate aldolase, whose product is MKFFIDTANLDQIREAHDLGVLDGVTTNPSLMAKEGIKGVENQRRHYVEICNIVQGDVSAEVIATDYEGMVREGKELAALNPHIVVKVPCIADGIKAIKHFSGQGIRTNCTLVFSTGQALLAAKAGATYVSPFVGRLDDICEDGVGLVADIVRMYRFYNYPTQVLAASIRSSKHIMECVEAGADVATCPLSAIKGLLNHPLTDAGLKKFLEDYKKVNE